The nucleotide window TATCACGGTGCTACCTGAACCATTGGCATGAAGCGGGCATGGGCTGCAATGCGATTGCCGAGACGTTCGGCGCGCCGCTCGTGTCCCATGAGCTGGAACGACATCACGTCTCCAAGAAGTGCCGCGTCGATGAGACATTTTCCGATCGCCACATTGTGGATCGTGACTTTGAAGTGATCCCTACCCCCGGCCATACCGAAGGCGCCACAGCCTACCTCTGGGACAACGGCAAACACCGATTCCTCTTTACTGGCGATACCGTCTATTTGGACGACGGCAATTGGCGCGCGGCGGTGCTCGAGTCCAGCGATCGAGACGCCTACATTGCTACGCTCGAGTCCATCAAACAGCTCGAATTCGACGTGCTTGTTCCCTGGGCCGCCTCAATCGACCAGCCTTACATTACTCACACCAACAGCCAAGATACGCGAACTCGGATCGACGCGATCCTCGAGCGTGTTCGCAGCGGCAGCGATCATTGATCGCCTAGACTTTCGCCGGCGAAGGGGCGGGTCTGACCGCCCCCCAGCCGGCCTTGTGACCGCGATCCGAATCTCCGTCGCCGAACCCTTTACAAGGATCGGTGCTTGCTCCGAAGAACAGAACGAGAATATCGGCGGAAGGGTGGTCGGCGCCTTCAAGGTTCGGAACACGATCTGTTCCCCCACACACGCTAGGGCCGGACGAATGGAGGCCACATCTTGCCTGAAAGGGTGTCCATCTTTTTTGAAAAATAATCGGAATTTTTCGTTGCATTGGGCTGGGAACATGACGTCAGCCATCTGTCAAAAGTGGGAGCCGAGAGTAACGGACGGATAAGCCGTGTGGCATACAAATATTTCAGATTTCAAAGAACGAGGCATTGGGGACAAATGGTTCAGCGTCACATGGTCGTCATTCCGAAGGAGGACGGCGGCATTGAAGTTTACCCACTGAAGAACTGGCTGCGGCAAAACCGGGAATATTTGCCTGCGGGCCTGGATGCGACGAGCAATACCTCGCATCAATTGCGTGCAGCCCTACGGCAATCCGGTTGGACCATGCAGGAAACACCCGACGAGGTGAGATTGATTCTTCCCGGGCACTCCGCACATCTTGTCGCTTGGCATTTAATTTTGAGATTGCTGTACCAATGATTTCAGTTGGTTGGCGTGACACTTAATTTGAGAACGGGCAGTTAATTTGAGAATATAGCTTGGATTTTGTCACTTAATGTGAGAATCAGGCGGTTGACGTAATCGGCGGTGTTTCTGCAATGAGTGACCCATTACCTGACGAGGTCGACGAAGCGCTTTGGGATGAAGCGTGCCGACGCGCAGAAGCGGTTCGAGAATTCCTGAAGCATCGGCCTGGCAAAATGACAGCCGCAGATGTGGCACTGCTTGCGACCGAGATCGAAACCAGTCGGGCAACTGCGTACCGCCTTATCAAGCTGTTTCGGGCCGGTGGGACGGTCATGTCGCTGGTGGACCGCAAGCGCGGTCGACCAGAGGGCCACCGGGTGCTGGATGACAAACGGGAAGAGATCATCCGCACGACGATCAACCGATACTACCTGACGCGAAACCGGCCGACAGTTTCGCAGCTGGTCCGGGATGTGCAAACAAACTGCATTTCGGCCGGCCTCAAGCCGCCACATCGCCGAACGATCAAGGCTCGTCTCGAGGAAATCGATCTGCAGAGGCGCGCCAAACGACGCGGCGAAACCGAGATCGTGAAGCAGACACAGGCCGTTCCTGGGGTGTTTGCCGCCTCCCGGCC belongs to Sinorhizobium garamanticum and includes:
- a CDS encoding MBL fold metallo-hydrolase — translated: MEIVVPGLYASAPEPLSFAPETTIRAFLLQRATGNLLIYNVGTLAADHESVRRLGGISRCYLNHWHEAGMGCNAIAETFGAPLVSHELERHHVSKKCRVDETFSDRHIVDRDFEVIPTPGHTEGATAYLWDNGKHRFLFTGDTVYLDDGNWRAAVLESSDRDAYIATLESIKQLEFDVLVPWAASIDQPYITHTNSQDTRTRIDAILERVRSGSDH